Proteins encoded by one window of Winogradskyella sp. PG-2:
- the secDF gene encoding protein translocase subunit SecDF, translated as MQNKGIIKLFAILFGLVSIYQLSFTFKANQIEDAAKTAAVAQYDETVNSYQDLRNQAEINYIDSLKTSKIKVGDEFEPIEVYNLLGVSQYTYSEVESNAMKLGLDLKGGINAIIQISVKDILKGLANNSSDPVFNKALDDAEDLQTDAQESYLESFFRAFDAIKGDTKLASPDIFANRDLSDVIKFDMSDDEVKGIIETKIDESIVSAFEVLRNRIDGFGVSSPNIQRLGNSGRILIELPGAKDKKRVVDIITKTAQLQFWETYKSQEMTPYLFQVNQALVEANKAEETEEEVAEDVAQTEEDTTADVIDDLTGQIESDSTNVADVNPLGIQGYGNGGSIIGTFLAKDKEKVLAELNSSKNRATLPAEMRYAKFVWGIQEKDSEFAQLYAIKSNRDDQPELSGAVITDARQDYDQLSRPAVSMQMNAKGSKTWEEMTKKAYETQGYIAIVLDNIVYSAPSVSSGAIAGGRSQISGSFSLTEAVDLANVLRAGKLPASAEIVQAEEIGPSLGQEAIDSGMKSFIIALAFVLLWMVFYYGKAGIFADIALLLNILLIFGVLASLGAVLTLPGIAGIVLTIGISVDANVLIFERIREELAKGKSQKESIKDGFSNALSSILDANITTGLTALILFVFGTGPIKGFATTLIIGILTSLFTAIFITRLLLDWYANRGGKLDFSTAMTKGLFKNININFLKKRKIAYVISGVLLLASLGSLFTNKLDQGIDFVGGRTYQVRFEQPMSIEEVKSDLNAVFNSAEVKTIGGDNQLKISTKYKVDENSTEVDEEVQSKLFGALQKYLPDGMTYQEFLDGSGDAKVGKMSSSKVSPTIADDIKTSSLWAVLGSLVVVFLYILFRFKRWQFSLGAVAAVFHDVLIVLGIFSLTWKFMPFSMEIDQAFIAAILTVIGYSLNDTVVVFDRIREFLNEHTSWEFGKTINASLNSTLSRTLNTSVTTLVVLLAMFAFGADSLRGLLFALIVGVLVGTYSSMFIATPLMYDTAKKGDAAESLKKKVKEEDEA; from the coding sequence ATGCAAAACAAAGGAATAATTAAGCTTTTCGCTATTTTATTTGGCTTGGTAAGTATCTACCAATTATCATTTACATTTAAAGCCAATCAAATAGAGGATGCTGCTAAAACTGCAGCTGTAGCACAGTATGATGAAACTGTAAATAGCTATCAGGATTTGAGAAATCAGGCTGAAATTAACTATATAGATTCATTAAAGACGTCTAAAATTAAAGTAGGTGATGAATTTGAACCTATTGAAGTTTATAATTTATTAGGTGTATCTCAATACACTTATTCAGAGGTTGAGAGTAATGCCATGAAATTAGGTTTAGACCTTAAAGGTGGTATTAATGCCATCATACAAATTTCTGTAAAGGATATTTTAAAAGGGTTAGCTAATAATAGTAGTGACCCTGTTTTTAACAAAGCATTAGATGATGCTGAAGACTTACAGACAGATGCACAAGAATCTTATTTAGAGTCTTTCTTTAGAGCTTTCGATGCTATAAAAGGGGATACGAAATTAGCATCTCCAGATATTTTCGCTAATCGTGATTTGAGTGATGTCATTAAATTTGATATGTCAGATGATGAAGTTAAAGGTATCATTGAAACTAAAATTGATGAATCAATAGTTTCTGCATTTGAAGTATTAAGAAATCGTATTGATGGTTTTGGTGTTTCGTCACCAAACATTCAACGTTTAGGAAATTCTGGTCGTATTTTAATAGAATTACCAGGTGCTAAGGATAAAAAGCGTGTTGTAGATATCATTACAAAAACAGCACAGTTACAATTTTGGGAAACATACAAATCTCAGGAAATGACACCTTACCTTTTCCAAGTTAACCAAGCTTTAGTTGAAGCAAACAAAGCTGAGGAAACTGAAGAAGAAGTAGCAGAAGATGTAGCGCAAACAGAGGAAGATACTACGGCAGATGTGATTGATGATTTAACAGGTCAGATAGAATCAGATAGCACTAATGTTGCAGACGTAAATCCATTAGGAATTCAAGGTTATGGTAACGGAGGTTCAATAATTGGAACTTTTCTAGCTAAGGATAAGGAAAAAGTGTTAGCGGAATTAAATAGTTCTAAGAATAGAGCAACTTTACCTGCTGAGATGCGTTATGCAAAGTTTGTATGGGGAATTCAAGAAAAGGATTCTGAATTTGCACAATTGTATGCTATTAAAAGTAATAGAGACGATCAACCAGAATTAAGTGGTGCAGTTATTACTGATGCTAGACAAGATTACGATCAACTAAGTAGACCAGCAGTAAGTATGCAAATGAATGCGAAAGGTTCTAAGACTTGGGAAGAAATGACTAAGAAAGCATACGAGACACAAGGGTACATTGCCATTGTTTTAGATAATATTGTGTATTCTGCTCCAAGTGTATCTTCTGGGGCAATTGCTGGTGGTAGATCACAAATTTCAGGATCATTCTCGTTAACTGAAGCGGTTGATTTAGCTAACGTATTAAGAGCTGGTAAATTACCTGCTTCTGCTGAGATTGTTCAAGCAGAAGAAATTGGACCTTCTTTAGGACAAGAGGCGATTGATAGTGGTATGAAATCATTCATTATCGCCTTAGCTTTTGTTTTACTTTGGATGGTTTTTTACTATGGTAAAGCAGGTATATTCGCAGATATTGCTTTACTATTAAATATCTTATTAATATTTGGTGTATTGGCAAGTTTAGGAGCCGTATTAACTTTACCCGGTATTGCAGGTATTGTATTAACTATTGGTATTTCGGTCGATGCAAACGTACTTATCTTTGAACGTATTCGAGAAGAACTGGCAAAAGGAAAATCGCAGAAAGAATCAATTAAAGATGGTTTTTCAAATGCATTATCATCAATTTTAGATGCGAATATTACAACAGGTTTAACTGCTTTAATATTATTTGTATTTGGTACTGGGCCAATTAAAGGTTTTGCTACGACTTTAATCATTGGTATTTTAACCTCATTATTCACAGCGATATTCATCACTAGATTATTACTAGATTGGTATGCAAATAGAGGCGGAAAATTAGATTTCTCTACAGCAATGACCAAAGGTCTATTTAAGAACATAAATATTAATTTCTTAAAGAAACGTAAGATTGCTTATGTGATTTCTGGAGTATTATTATTAGCAAGTTTAGGATCTTTATTTACAAACAAACTAGATCAAGGAATTGATTTTGTAGGTGGTAGAACGTACCAAGTACGTTTTGAACAACCTATGAGTATTGAAGAAGTGAAGAGTGATCTTAATGCTGTATTTAATAGTGCTGAGGTTAAAACTATAGGTGGTGATAATCAATTAAAGATTTCTACAAAATACAAAGTTGATGAGAATTCTACTGAAGTAGATGAAGAAGTTCAGTCTAAGTTATTTGGAGCTTTACAAAAGTATCTTCCAGATGGTATGACTTATCAAGAATTCTTAGATGGGTCAGGTGATGCCAAAGTTGGTAAAATGTCATCTAGTAAAGTAAGTCCTACTATAGCTGATGATATTAAGACATCATCATTATGGGCAGTCTTAGGATCTTTAGTTGTTGTATTCTTGTATATCTTATTTAGATTTAAGAGATGGCAGTTCTCGTTAGGTGCAGTAGCTGCAGTATTCCATGATGTATTAATTGTATTAGGAATCTTCTCATTAACATGGAAGTTTATGCCATTTAGTATGGAGATTGACCAGGCCTTTATTGCGGCAATTTTAACGGTTATTGGTTACTCGTTAAATGATACGGTTGTTGTATTTGATAGAATTAGAGAGTTCTTAAATGAACATACCTCATGGGAATTCGGAAAAACAATTAATGCGTCTTTAAATAGTACATTGAGTAGAACATTAAATACCTCTGTAACAACATTGGTTGTGTTATTAGCAATGTTCGCTTTTGGTGCAGATTCATTAAGAGGTTTATTATTTGCATTAATAGTTGGTGTTTTAGTTGGTACATATTCTTCGATGTTTATCGCAACACCATTAATGTACGATACTGCTAAGAAAGGTGATGCGGCAGAATCATTAAAGAAAAAAGTAAAAGAAGAAGACGAAGCTTAA
- a CDS encoding DUF192 domain-containing protein, whose translation MKFFGTYLLFFLCLVFIVSCKEDKPTKAEDKVVVTFKKEGALNILKGDSDSVVKTIAIEIADNDYETQTGLMYRTKLETNHGMLFIFPDLQPRSFYMKNTKIPLDIIYIDENKTIVSFQKDAKPFDETSLPSNAPAKYVLEINGGLSDEWQLEIGDRVDFILINE comes from the coding sequence TTGAAATTTTTTGGTACATATCTCTTGTTTTTCTTATGCCTCGTATTTATTGTTAGCTGTAAAGAAGATAAGCCAACAAAAGCTGAAGACAAAGTTGTTGTTACTTTTAAAAAAGAAGGTGCACTTAATATTCTAAAAGGGGACTCTGATTCTGTGGTAAAGACTATAGCAATAGAAATTGCCGATAATGATTATGAAACTCAAACGGGTTTAATGTATAGAACTAAACTTGAGACCAATCACGGAATGCTTTTTATATTTCCAGATTTGCAACCAAGAAGTTTCTATATGAAAAACACTAAGATCCCTTTAGATATTATCTACATAGACGAAAATAAAACTATAGTAAGTTTTCAAAAAGATGCTAAGCCTTTTGATGAGACTTCGCTTCCATCTAATGCTCCTGCTAAATATGTTTTAGAAATTAATGGAGGACTTTCGGATGAGTGGCAACTTGAGATTGGAGATAGGGTTGATTTCATTTTAATCAATGAGTAA
- the yidD gene encoding membrane protein insertion efficiency factor YidD — protein sequence MKKILTYPFLFLIKIYQTLISPITPATCRYQPTCSHYAKEALEVHGFFKGSKLAIKRIFSCHPWGGKGFDPVPPKDH from the coding sequence GTGAAAAAGATTCTTACATACCCTTTTTTATTTCTAATTAAGATATATCAAACTTTAATTTCTCCAATAACACCTGCAACATGTAGATATCAACCTACATGTTCGCATTATGCAAAAGAAGCGCTTGAAGTACATGGCTTTTTTAAAGGTAGTAAGTTAGCTATAAAGCGTATTTTTAGTTGTCATCCTTGGGGAGGAAAAGGTTTTGATCCGGTTCCGCCAAAAGACCATTAA
- the folE gene encoding GTP cyclohydrolase I FolE, whose product MKIDSDFNDFDALGDDHIGTSSETPLRKDAFNLSSSEKIEIIKGDVKHIMETLGLDLNDDSLSGTPNRVAKMFVNEIFGGLDPDKKPKASTFDNKYKYGEMLVEKNITLYSTCEHHLLPIVGRAHVAYISNGTVVGLSKMNRIVDYYAKRPQVQERLTIQIVKELQTVLNTEDVACVIDAKHLCVNSRGIRDIESSTVTSEFGGKFKENETRREFLDYIQLDTKF is encoded by the coding sequence ATGAAAATCGATAGTGATTTTAATGATTTTGATGCTTTAGGTGATGACCATATAGGTACATCTAGCGAAACACCGTTACGAAAAGATGCTTTTAATTTATCTAGTTCAGAGAAAATAGAAATTATTAAAGGTGATGTTAAGCATATTATGGAAACTTTAGGCCTTGATTTAAATGACGATAGTCTAAGTGGAACCCCAAACCGAGTTGCCAAGATGTTTGTTAACGAAATTTTTGGAGGCTTAGATCCTGATAAGAAACCAAAGGCTTCTACATTTGACAATAAATATAAATATGGTGAAATGTTAGTAGAAAAAAACATTACCCTTTATTCTACTTGTGAGCACCACTTATTACCAATAGTAGGTAGAGCACACGTTGCTTATATTTCTAATGGGACAGTAGTTGGCTTATCTAAAATGAATCGTATCGTTGATTATTACGCAAAGCGACCTCAAGTGCAAGAACGCTTAACGATTCAAATTGTAAAAGAACTTCAAACTGTTTTAAATACTGAAGATGTAGCATGCGTTATAGACGCTAAACATCTATGTGTTAATTCTAGAGGTATTAGAGATATTGAAAGTAGCACTGTAACATCAGAATTTGGTGGGAAATTTAAAGAAAATGAAACACGCAGAGAGTTTTTAGACTACATTCAATTAGACACAAAGTTTTAG
- the cysS gene encoding cysteine--tRNA ligase produces MPLYDINHIKIYNTLSGEKEVFKPITAGHIGMYVCGPTVYSNVHLGNVRTFMSFDMIFRYFKHLGYKVRYVRNITDAGHLENDGDIGEDKITKKARLEAIEPMEIVQRYTVDFHNVLNTFNFLPPSIEPTATGHIIEQIELIQSIIDNGFAYVVNGSVYFDVHKYNESNEYGILSKRKLEDLIHNTRALDGQSDKKNPQDFALWKKAEPTHIMRWPSPWSDGFPGWHLECTAMSTKYLGDFFDIHGGGMDLKFPHHECEIAQNQAAKGQDPVKYWLHANMLELNGARMSKSTGNYINPAELLSGDNDKMSKGYNPSVIRFFMMQASYKSVLDLTDDGLLAAEKGFNRLMDAISLIDNLKTNSTSTFNVSEWKLKCYDAMNDDFNTPILIANLFDAVKFINQIKDGSATVTGDDLEILKHTIEIFTFEILGLINVSKESKGSDKLAGVVDILINMRKEARLNKDFALSDKIRNELAEAGIQLNDSREGTTFTTN; encoded by the coding sequence ATGCCATTATACGATATCAATCACATAAAAATATATAATACGCTTTCTGGTGAGAAAGAAGTATTTAAACCTATAACCGCTGGTCATATTGGTATGTATGTATGTGGCCCTACAGTGTACAGCAACGTGCATTTAGGTAACGTAAGAACTTTTATGTCTTTTGATATGATCTTTCGTTATTTTAAACATTTAGGTTATAAAGTAAGGTATGTAAGAAATATTACAGATGCTGGTCATTTAGAAAATGATGGTGATATTGGTGAAGATAAAATTACAAAAAAAGCAAGGTTAGAGGCTATTGAGCCCATGGAAATTGTACAACGTTATACTGTAGATTTTCATAATGTTTTAAATACTTTTAATTTTTTACCACCTAGTATTGAACCAACAGCAACTGGTCATATTATTGAGCAAATAGAATTAATTCAATCTATAATAGACAATGGTTTTGCATATGTTGTTAACGGATCAGTCTATTTTGATGTCCATAAGTATAATGAGTCTAATGAATATGGAATTTTAAGTAAGCGTAAACTAGAGGACTTAATTCATAATACAAGAGCACTTGATGGACAAAGTGATAAAAAAAATCCTCAAGATTTTGCGCTTTGGAAAAAAGCAGAACCAACTCACATTATGCGATGGCCATCGCCTTGGAGTGATGGATTTCCAGGTTGGCACCTAGAATGTACAGCAATGAGCACTAAATATCTTGGTGACTTTTTTGATATTCATGGTGGTGGAATGGACTTAAAATTTCCTCATCACGAATGTGAAATTGCACAAAACCAAGCAGCAAAAGGACAAGACCCAGTTAAATATTGGCTGCACGCTAATATGCTAGAGCTTAATGGAGCTCGTATGAGTAAATCTACTGGTAATTATATTAATCCTGCTGAATTACTTTCAGGCGATAATGATAAAATGTCTAAAGGGTATAATCCAAGTGTCATTCGTTTTTTTATGATGCAAGCCTCTTATAAAAGTGTTTTAGATTTGACAGATGACGGCCTACTAGCTGCAGAAAAAGGTTTCAATAGATTAATGGATGCTATTAGTTTAATTGACAATTTAAAAACAAATTCTACATCAACGTTTAATGTTTCAGAATGGAAACTAAAATGTTATGATGCTATGAATGATGATTTTAATACTCCTATTTTAATTGCTAATCTATTTGATGCTGTAAAGTTTATCAATCAGATAAAAGATGGAAGTGCAACTGTGACTGGTGATGATTTAGAAATATTAAAGCACACTATTGAAATTTTTACATTTGAAATTTTAGGCTTAATTAATGTTTCTAAAGAAAGTAAAGGAAGTGATAAACTTGCTGGTGTTGTTGACATTTTAATCAATATGAGGAAAGAAGCAAGGCTAAATAAGGACTTTGCTTTATCTGATAAAATTAGAAATGAATTAGCTGAAGCTGGCATTCAGTTAAATGATAGCAGAGAAGGCACAACTTTTACGACTAATTAA
- the lgt gene encoding prolipoprotein diacylglyceryl transferase: MHFLQISWDPIKSIDLGFFELHFYSVMWIVAFILGFYIIKRIWKKENQSEESLDSLFIYSVLGIMLGARLGHVIFYQSELITEDFFSIFLPFKFKGGLEFTGFQGLASHGAAIAMIISMYLFNKKILKKTVLWILDRVVVPVALGAVFVRIGNFINSEIIGKFTESDFGVVFKQLGETEPRHPAQLYEAFSYIFVFLILLYFYWKTKKSEQQGFLFGLFLVLLWTVRFFVENVKVSQGGIEKYFGDYLSTGQLLSIPFILIGLYFMFIYKPKTKIV; the protein is encoded by the coding sequence ATGCATTTTTTACAAATTTCTTGGGATCCAATTAAATCTATTGACTTAGGTTTTTTCGAGCTTCATTTTTACAGTGTCATGTGGATAGTAGCCTTTATTCTAGGCTTCTACATCATAAAGCGTATCTGGAAAAAAGAAAATCAATCTGAAGAATCCTTAGATTCCTTGTTCATATATTCAGTGCTAGGTATTATGCTAGGTGCTCGTCTGGGACATGTTATTTTTTATCAATCCGAACTTATTACCGAAGATTTCTTCAGTATTTTTCTCCCTTTTAAATTTAAAGGTGGATTAGAATTTACAGGTTTTCAAGGTTTAGCAAGTCATGGTGCTGCCATTGCAATGATTATCTCTATGTATCTTTTTAATAAAAAGATATTAAAGAAAACAGTGCTCTGGATTTTGGATCGCGTGGTAGTCCCAGTTGCTTTAGGTGCAGTATTTGTTAGGATAGGAAACTTTATTAATTCTGAAATTATTGGTAAATTCACAGAGTCTGATTTTGGGGTAGTTTTTAAACAACTTGGAGAAACGGAACCAAGGCATCCTGCACAATTATATGAGGCCTTCTCATATATTTTTGTATTTCTAATTTTGTTATATTTCTACTGGAAAACTAAAAAATCTGAGCAACAAGGCTTTTTATTTGGGTTGTTTTTAGTTCTTCTTTGGACAGTGCGATTCTTTGTTGAAAATGTAAAAGTTAGTCAAGGAGGGATTGAAAAATATTTTGGCGATTATTTATCTACTGGACAACTTCTTAGTATACCATTCATATTAATTGGTCTTTATTTTATGTTTATATATAAACCTAAAACAAAAATAGTCTAA